The Candidatus Bathyarchaeia archaeon DNA segment AAGCGACCAAGTTTTATGCACTCCCAAAACTGCCATATGGCTATGGCGATTTGGCACCGCATATGTCTGAAGAACAATTAACAATACACCATAGTAAACATCATCAAGCATACGTTAACGCCGCAAACGCAATCCTTCAAAAACTCGACAAAGCACGCAAAGAAAACACAGATATAGACGTTAAATCCACCCTGAAAGAACTCTCATGGAACATAGGCGGACATCTGCTACACTCACTTTTCTGGGAAAACCTTGCACCACCAAGCAGAGGAGGAGGAAAACCAGGCGGAATGCTAGGCGACGCGTTAGAGAAAGAATTTGGAAGTTTTGAAAGGTTCAGAAAAGAGTTCACGCAGGCTGCCGTGAGCGTTGAAGGTTCCGGTTGGGCGGCGTTGTCATATTGTAGGCAGACTCATAGACCCATAATAATGCAAATCGAGAAACACAACACTAATGTTTATCCAATGTTCAGAATTCTGATGGTTTTGGATGTCTTTGAACACGCATACTATATTGATTATAAGAATGACAGAGCCAAATTCGTCGAAACCTTCTGGAACATCGTCAACTGGGACGAAGTAAACAACAGAATCAAAGAACTGCTAAAATGAAAAGCGTAATAGCTGAAACGTTCTTTCACCAAACCCTTTTTTAACCTATCAAACAAATACACAACTATTCACGGAAGTGGAAAAATGAACATTGTAAAAATCGCAGGTAAAAACAATAAGCACAAAGTTCTCGTCTACGCATTAAGCACATGCGCATGGTGCAAAATGACGAAACAATTTCTGAAAGATAACAGCGTCGAATACGAGTACGTTGATGTTGACTTGTGCAATGAAGAAGATAAAGAAAAAATCAAAAAAGAAATTTTGAACAGAGGCGGATACCTCAGCTACCCAACGATAATAATTGATGATAAAATTTTGATAACAGGTTTCCGCAAGGACAAGTTAAAGGAGACTTTGGGAATTTGATAACTCTTGAACAAGTTCGCCAAAGAGCAGAAGCTGACGCAAAAACGTATGGTTATTACTTGAACCCCAACCAAGATTTCTTGAAAGACCTTCTTGAAGGACTAAAGCGTAATGAAGAACGTTACGGTTATCCATCATGCCCATGCCGGCTTGCTTCTGGAAATTTTGACTTTGACAGAGACATCATATGTCCTTGCGATTATCGAGACCCAGATGTTCAAGAATTTGGAGCGTGTTACTGTGCTTTGTATGTGAGAAAGGATGTTTTTGAAGGAAAAACTCCTCTGCAGCCTGTTCCAGAACGTAGACCGCTGGAAAAACAGGTCAGAGCGTACGAAACTGTTTCGGTCTCGGCAGAAAAGAAAGCTGAAACAGCTACTGCAACAGCGAGAACGCCTTCAGCGGTTAAACAGAAATTGTGGTATTGCAAACAGTGCGGTTACGTAGTTTTCCGAGAAGAGCCACCTTACATCTGTCCGATTTGTAAGGCAAAAAGGGAAATGTTTGCTGAAATAACGATAAGCATGAGCATGCAAGGATAAACTTCGTTTTACCGTGTCACTTTTATTTCGATTGTTTTCCAGTCCTTATTTATCCCTCTTAGAGATGTCACTGCACCGACGACCGTGCCGCTTAGAATTTTCGTGACAAACTCGTTAAGCGCGATTTCTTCTCCGTCAACCAAAAGCTTAGCTTCCAAACACATCACCTCAAACTAAAATCGCTTCAGAAAGGTAAAAGTTTTCTGTCACCTCTAAGCAAAAGTGTAAATGTCAAGAGGCGCACCATTTGGGGAAAAAACTTTCAAATGTAACTCTTAAAGATAAAACAAAGGTTGCAAAAATAATTAGGCTGCTTGAGAAGGAACATCCCGACGCAAAAATAGCGCTAAACTATTCTAATCCTCTCGAACTTTTGGTAGCCACAATTCTTTCAGCCCAATGCACCGACGAAAGAGTAAACATAGTCACAAAACAACTGTTCAAGAAATACAGAAAAGCAGAAGACTACGCTAATGCAGATTTAAAAGAGCTTGAACAAGACATAAAGAGCACGGGATTTTACAGAAACAAAGCTCGAAACCTCAAAAAATGCTGCCAGATGCTTGTTGAGAAATACAACTCGCAAGTTCCAAAAACAATGAAAGAAATGCTGGAACTACCGGGTGTTGCAAGAAAAACTGCTAACATTGTTCTTTCAAACGCTTATGGCATAGTTGAAGGAATAGCCGTGGACACACATGTTCGCAGACTCGCAAAAAGACTTGGACTGACCGAAAACGAAGACGCAGCCAAAATAGAAGAAGATTTGATGCAGCTAGTTCCGAAAGAAAAGTGGATGCGATTCACGGACTTGCTAATATTTCACGGCAGAAGAGTGTGCATAGCAAAGAAACCAGAATGCAAAAAATGTGTGTTAAATAAACTCTGCCCATCAGCTTTTACATTCAGTTAAGTTTCATTGTTTCGTCATCAAAACCGAATAGAAAAACCGTCTGTAACCGTCTCCTTCAACAGAAGATATGTGCCTCATTTTTATGATTTTAAAGTAGCTTGAGAAAAGCTGTACGATCTGCTCTTTCGTGAAGTGATTCCATGCAGGACCGTTCTTATGGCTGAAGCAGACCAAAAGATAAAAGCCACCTTTCTTTAATACACGGTAAACTCCTTTTATGAAAACGCTTCTGTCTTCAACCTCAACATGATGGAAGCAACCCATGTCAAATACAAAATCAAACTCCTCATTCTTGAACGGAAGCTCTAGAAAATTTTGCACCATAAACCTAATCTTAACATTCGCTTTTTCTGATTTATCCTTGGCATACTCTATGGCTTTTTGGGAAATGTCAATTCCAGTTACATCAAAACCTTTTTCAGCAAGGTAAACCGCATTTGTTCCAGCGCCACAACAGATGTCTAGAACCTTTCCTTTCTTTATCACGTTCTTTTCCACAAGCTCAACCAAAATTCTGCGGGGTTTACCAAGCTCCCAAGGTAAAGTTTCCAATGGGTATTTTCTATATATTTGATCCCACTCTTCATAGCTTGAACCCAAATTGGCAACTCCATATGCCAAGAGTAACATATTGACACAAATATTATATAATTAGCGCCTTAAAATAAAATCAACGAGAAAATTGTGAGAGGTGATTTTTTGAACAAAATTCTTGTCCCCATAGACGGTTCTGCTGCAAGCGTCATGGCTGAAGAAACAGCGGCAACAATCGCCAAGAAGACTGGCGCAACAGTAACAGTACTGCATGTAATGCAAGAAGTGAGAATGAGTTATAGCCTCCCAGCAAACGTACAAGATGAACTTTTAGGCAGCATACAACAGCATGCAGAGTCAATAATAAACAGTGCACGCGCATTATTTGCAGAAGAGAAAGTTAAGGTGGAAACGGAAGTTTTCAGCGGCGACCCGGCAAATAGCATATTAGAGTTTGCGAAGGAATATTACGATTTACTTGTTATTGGAGCCCATGGAGAAAATGAGAAAGACCCTTACGCCTTAGGCAGCGTAACCAAAAAAGTAATAATGTACACGATATGCCCCACATTAATCGTAAAAAAGCTCAGTCCACTGTCAAACTTACTCGTTTGCGTTGACGGTTCAAAAAACTCAATTAAAGCCTTAAAATACACTCTTGGGCTCGCGGAAAAATTACGCGCGAAAGTTACTTTGTTAAATGTGCAAGACCAAAAACTATACAAAGCATCGCCAAAAACCGCTAGGGAAATGGGCGATAAAATTCTCTCAAAAAGCCTTGCAGACGCAGGCAAAACAAAAATAAAAATTGAGAAGAAACTAGAATTTGGCGTTCCTTCAGACAAGATAGTGGAGGTTGCTGAGCAAGGCAACTACGATTTAATCGTTCTGGGAAGCAGAGGTTTGGGAACCATAAGGCGGTTTTTGCTTGGAAGTGTAAGCGACGACGTAAGTCACAAGGCTAAATGTTCAGTCCTGATAATTCCAGCAAAAGCATAGCAGCCAAAAGAAAAACCACACGTGTTTCTTCCGTTATGAAAACAGATTTAAATATCCACCATCGAATAACGCAATTATGGACAAGCCAATAAGCATTCTAGGCTTTGCTGGAAGCCTACGAAAAGATTCTTACAATAAGGCACTATTACGTGCAGCCTTACAGCTCTTACCCAAAGATGCGAAACTTGAAATCTACGACCTAGAAGGAATCCCGCCTTTCAATCAAGACTTAGAAAACAACATGCCCAAAAAAGTCAAGGAATTTAAAGCAAAAATCAAAGCGGCAGACGCGCTTCTTATTGCGACTCCAGAACACAACTATTCAATACCCGGCATTCTCAAAAATGCAATTGATTGGGCTTCACGACCGCCAGGAGACAATTCTTTTGAAGACAAGCCAGTGGCTATAATGAGCGCTTCTACTGGAGCTTTAGGCGGAGCAAGGGCACAATATCATCTGCGCCAAGTTCTCGTGGCTCTTAACATGCACGCAATAAACAGGCCAGAAGTTATAGTAGGGTTTGTTGAGGAAAAAATTGATGAGAAAGGCAACTTGAGAGACGAGAAAACCAGGAAGAAAATAGGGCAGTTGTTAAAGAGTTTGGTTGAATGGGTTAAACGGCTTAACAAAGAATAACGGATACTACGAGCATCTAACGTCTTTTTCTGATTTTCTGAACAAAATATGCCAGAATGATTATGAAAGCCACAAAAGTCAGTACGCTTGAGACGGTGATGACTATTGCATTGTCGGTCTCCAAAATAAACGCTACGGAAATTGCAGCGAGAAAAACTCCAAAATAGAGACTCCCATTACTACTTAGGAACTGAGCGACTTCCGCACGTATTGCTTTATTATACCTACTTACTAAGGCAACCATGAACACGGCGGCTAAGAAAATAATTACAAAAGTGTAAGTGAATTCAGCCCAATAAGCCTGTGCATTAAGCGTAAGCAGCAGCCCAACCTCATCCACTATAAGTCCGCCTCCAGCACCATAAAAAATCGCTGCAACTCGGCTAAGCCTCTCATCTTCCACGCTTATGCCGAGCCAACCGCCCACTGCAAGCATTATCAAACCATACCAAAAATGGTGAATATGAAAACCGCTGAATTCCCAGACAACCCTTGGGTAAAAACTAGTAAATGCTCTGGCTATTAGGAAAGAGGCTATAAAAGAAGTTAAAGCCACTACTGAAAGGTTAGGCTTCGTCTTTATTTTTTCTTCTGAAGATATCTCCGTCGCGCTCCTAATTCATGGTTGATTTTGAAATTTACTTAAGCATTATTTATTATTTCGATTGAGCAAAATCAAGAAAGAACATTTTTCCAAATGGGCCACGCGCGTTTTATGGCATCTTGTCCAAGGCAACTTCAAAGTAATGTTCTCTGCCTCTGCGAAGAACAAGAATTTCCACTTTTTCTCCAACTTTTCTTTTGTGAATTTCCCTAACCAATTCCTCTATTCTACTGATTTCGGTGTTGTTCATTCTGAAAATTATGTCGCCAACCGCTATTCCCACGTTATCTGCGGGGCTTCCTTCTGAGACTCTGGTCACCAAAACGCCATGGTCGATGGGCAAGTCATAATACCGCGCTATTTCATCAGTAATACTTAAGCCTATTATACCAAGCCACGGTCTGGCATAAACTCTGCCCCTTATTATTTCATCCGTGCATTCCTTCGCAGAGTTTATTGGAATCGCAAAGCCTATTCCCTGAGCAAAAGGCACTATAGCAGTGTTTATCGCAACAACCTTCCCCTCAAGATTCACTAGCGGTCCGCCACTGTTTCCAGGATTTATGGCAGCGTCTGTCTGCACGAGATTCTCCAACATTTCATTTTGAGATTCTATGGTTCGGTTTACAGCGCTTATGACGCCAGAAGTTACAGAAGGCCCGCCAGCCAAGCCGAAAGGATTTCCGATAGCGTAGACTCTTTGACCCACTCTCAGCGTATTGGAATCTCCTAATTCTGCAGCGGGAAGATTTTCTTTGTTGACTTTGACCACTGCTATGTCGTGTACAGTGCATGTTCCAGCTAAGGTTCCTTCAACCATTTCGCCATTCCAGAGGGTAACTGCGATTTTTTCTGCGCCGCCAACCACGTGATTGTTGGTTAGTATGTAGCCTTTTGGGTCGATTATGGTTCCAGAACCCATTCCTTTTACTGGCACTACCTGATAGAAAATGGAGTGAACAAGTTTAATGGTGCTTATGTTAACAACGCTCTTGCTGACTTTCTCCAGAATGTCAAGAACCTTTTTTTCATCGTAAGAAGACAAATTTCTTCACCTCTATTTTGGCTCGTGATAGCTGGTGAAACAGAAATGGCATTCTTCTATTTTGATTTTTGGGTCTGCTTTTTTGCAGGATTGACACATTAAACCTTTTTTTCTTACGATTATGCATGTTTGGCAAAAATGTCTTAGGAGCTCATCTCTTGGATAGGTTCCTTTTAGGAGGAGGTCAATCATTCGGTTTATTAAAGAGTCTATTTCTTGTGTTTTGTCAATTTTTATTACGTATCCTCTGACGTTTCGGGTGTACTTGCTTACTGCGGATTGGGATATTCCTAAAATTTCAGCTATCTTGTCTTGTTTGAGGTTGTATTTTTCGACGAGTTGTTTTGCCATTAGCGCTTTTATGGCGGGCACTATTGATTTGGCTGCGACTTCGCAGGGAAGTATCAAGTGTTTTGCACCGTTTAACATATTTTTGGGGAAAGGTATATAAGGATGACGTATGTCATATTGTTTATGACGTATGTCATGACGAAACCAGACTAAAGCTAACTTCTACAAAAACCCTCCTTTCTCCCCCAAGAACGCCATGACATACGTCAGAAGTGTCCGGTCAACCATGAAGACCGAAACCCACCCAAACCCGCATGAACGGGCAGAAACTCAAGCAAGCCTAGCAGAAAGTGTGAGAGAGTGGGAGGAAACATGCAAAAACTGTCATCCACCAACACCTATTGTTTGCATGACAAACTGCAGAATCTGGAACTTAAAGAACGAGCTGAGAAGGCTACACAAGATAATAAGCACCCCAAACTTCACTCCAACATTGCTAAACACTCTAAAAAACACACGACGACTTCACAATCTAAAATTGATTTCAAAAGGACACTACTCAATAGATAATCTCCAACAAGAACTCAGAAAAATAGGCTACAACCATAGCTTACAAACGATACAAGACGAATACGTAACTCCGCTACTGAATGTTGGACTGATTGAGGAAAGAAACAACCGCTACTGCATAACATCCTTCGGGCGCCAGCTCCTAGACGCGATTAAAAATTGCGATTTTGAAAATGGTTTACCGCCTCACTCCGAATGCCACGAAGAAAAAGCCTTACATTTACTGTTAAACGCTCCGAAAACTTTCGACGATTTCAAAACCGTAATTCCGACAAAAAGTATTGCCCGAGTCTTAAGTCGATTACACAAAGCTGGGTTAATAGAAGCTACAAAAGAGAAAGACTACGTTTTCTATTTCAAAACAAAAAGAGACCCGGAAAAAGCAAGGTTTTCTCCGACTGAAAGAAAAATCTACGAAAACATTGCTGAAAATGGAGTATCTGCACAAAAACTCGCAGAAAAAGCCATGATTTCGCTGAGAAGAACATACAAGTATCTTCGAAAACTTAAAGGAAAAAAGATGGTTTTCAGCAGAAAGAAACCCAAAACCTACTCATTAACAGCCAAAGGCATCCAAATAGCATCTGCCTTAGAGAAAATACAAAAATTAACCGAGGAAACTTTAGTAGCTGCATCACGCTTTGTCAATGACAGAGAAACTTCTTATCTTCCAACACTGGACACTTCTTACATCTCTACAGCAGAAAAACAGAAAAAACATGCTCGCTAAAGCCTCGCAATAATACTGTGCATAACTCATAAAAACAGTAAGGCTTCTAAAGAATAGAGAATTAAGGGCGAGGCGGAGTTCGTGAAAGTTAACATAGTTTCTTTGACATGCTGTGCTGGATGCGTATCCTCTTTTTTAAATGCAGGCGACGCCCTACTGGAAATTCTTTCTCAAGATTTCGACATAGTTTACTCGCCTACATTTGTTGATTTAAAAGAGGTCCCGCAAGTTGATTTAGCAATAGTTGAAGGCGGAGTTAGAACAGAAGCAGATGAGAAATTAATTAGAGAAGTGCGCGCCAAATCACGCATCCTTGTTGCGTTGGGAATCTGCGCAACTCACGGCGGAATAACAAGCTTAGGCAACATAATTTCCGTAAAGAAACTTTTAGAAAAAGAATACTTCGTTCTAGAAACAAGCAAGCTTCCAGAACTTGAGGATTTGATGTATCCAATCTGCAACTTCGTCGACGTGGACTATTATATTCCAGGATGCCCACCAATGCCTTTCCTCATAGTTCACAGCCTAAAAAGCATCGTAAGCGGAAAAACGCCCACCCGCCACCAGAGCGTAGTATGCACAGAATGCAACAGAAAAATAATCGCTGCAAAACTTGACCGTCTCTACGGAATATATGATAAGGAGGCAGACCCGAACCTTTGTCTAGTCAGCCAGGGCTTCGTCTGTTTAGGGTCTTTGACGCGTGAAGGTTGCGGTGCACCATGTCCAAGAGCAGGTTTCACATGCTTTGGATGTAGAGGACCCACTGATTCTCTGCTTTATCGTTCACGAGACTTGTATTCTTTCCTTGTCAAAGTGATATCGAAAAGAACAAGCATTCCAGAAGAAGAAGTTAAGAAGGAGTTATACCGCAACCCCTTCATCTTCCACACCTTCATTTTCTCAAAATTTGAACGTTTCAAAGCAAGGGAGAGAATCATTTGACCAGCCAAAGAGAAATAACAATATCGCCGACTACGAGGATTGAGGGACACGGGAAAGTAACAATAATCCTCGACGAGGCTGGAAACGTTTCAGACGCGTATTTTTACGCTACGGAAATCCGCGGCTTCGACTACTTCTTAAGGGGCATGGAGGCAGATAGACTTCCATTCATAATCTCAAGAATATGTGGCGTTTGCTCAACCGCCCATGTGCTTGCTTCAGTAAAAGCCATAGAAAACATTTACGGAACAGAGATAACAGAAACTGCCAAAAAACTTCGAGAGCTTCTTCTCATGGGACAGATAATCAGCAATCACTCTCTTGTCTTCTTTTTCTTGATATTGCCAGATTTTTGGTTCTCAAAGGAGGAAGACCCGTCAAAAAGAAATGCTTTCCAAATAATGCGCGAAAATCCAGAAATAGGCAGAAAAGCCATTGCCTTAAGAAGTTTTGCAACTAAAATCTTGGACACCATTGGGAAACGTGAAGTTCACATAGTGTCAGCAATACCGGGTGGTTTAATAAGTCCGCTTAAGGAAAAGGAACGAGAAGAACTGCTGAAAGCGGCAAAAGAAGCTTGTGCAATCACGCAAGAGGCAGTCAGTTTAGGAAAGGAACTTTTCGAGAAAAATTGGGAAGAGTTCAGAAAAGCTGGGGACTACAAGACACATTACATGGCTTTAACAGATGATGACGCCATAGAATTTTACGAAGGCAAAATACGCATCTTAAACCCGGAAGGCGATGTTTTCTCAGAGTTTGCAGCACAAGATTACATGAAACACGTCGAAGAAAAACGGTATGAATGGACATATGCAAAGTTTGCTTGTCTAAAAGCCTTGGGATGCCAAAAAGGAATCGTTCAAGTCGGACCAACCGCTCGGGTGAACGTGAACAAAAAGACAAAAACAGAATTTGCAAACAGAGAATTGGAAGAGTTCAAACGAAAATTTGGAAGCCCAACGCATGCTACTTTGCTTTTTGATTACGCACGCCTAATAGACCTTCTCTACGCTTGTGAGAGAACACGAGAACTGTTAGAAGACGAGAGCATAACGCGAACTGATACCAGAGTCAAAGTTAAACCTAAAGGCGGCGTAGGCACAAGCGTTGTTGAAGCTCCAAGAGGAACACTCGCTCATGAATACGCACTAACTCGTAATGGACGATTGAAAAGCATGAAGTTGATAATACCGACCCAAGTGAACAGTGCAGCTATAAATCTTAACGTTAAAGATGCTGCAACAGAATTCATACGGAAAGGCGAAATCAAACCGGGACTTTTGAACAGAATAGAGATGGTTGTTCGCGCCTATGACCCATGTATAAAATGTGCTACTAGAAACGCAACAGACAGCTTGAAAGTGGAGATAAGAAATCACGAAGGCAGACTGCTGAAGATTTTAAGTTAAGATTTTTATGGCTTGCCCGGGACAGTTCACTTGGCACGTTCTACATAAAATGCAGTTTTCTTCATTCACGATTTTTGGTTTTTCCGACTTCGCATTGCGAAAAACGGAAACTGGGCATATCTCCACGCAGATTTTATCACGGTCCCCAACACACTTGGAATAGTCAATTACTATTTTAGCCATGCACTTCGCC contains these protein-coding regions:
- a CDS encoding superoxide dismutase; the encoded protein is MEATKFYALPKLPYGYGDLAPHMSEEQLTIHHSKHHQAYVNAANAILQKLDKARKENTDIDVKSTLKELSWNIGGHLLHSLFWENLAPPSRGGGKPGGMLGDALEKEFGSFERFRKEFTQAAVSVEGSGWAALSYCRQTHRPIIMQIEKHNTNVYPMFRILMVLDVFEHAYYIDYKNDRAKFVETFWNIVNWDEVNNRIKELLK
- a CDS encoding glutaredoxin family protein, with product MNIVKIAGKNNKHKVLVYALSTCAWCKMTKQFLKDNSVEYEYVDVDLCNEEDKEKIKKEILNRGGYLSYPTIIIDDKILITGFRKDKLKETLGI
- a CDS encoding ferredoxin-thioredoxin reductase catalytic domain-containing protein, yielding MITLEQVRQRAEADAKTYGYYLNPNQDFLKDLLEGLKRNEERYGYPSCPCRLASGNFDFDRDIICPCDYRDPDVQEFGACYCALYVRKDVFEGKTPLQPVPERRPLEKQVRAYETVSVSAEKKAETATATARTPSAVKQKLWYCKQCGYVVFREEPPYICPICKAKREMFAEITISMSMQG
- the nth gene encoding endonuclease III, which gives rise to MGKKLSNVTLKDKTKVAKIIRLLEKEHPDAKIALNYSNPLELLVATILSAQCTDERVNIVTKQLFKKYRKAEDYANADLKELEQDIKSTGFYRNKARNLKKCCQMLVEKYNSQVPKTMKEMLELPGVARKTANIVLSNAYGIVEGIAVDTHVRRLAKRLGLTENEDAAKIEEDLMQLVPKEKWMRFTDLLIFHGRRVCIAKKPECKKCVLNKLCPSAFTFS
- a CDS encoding class I SAM-dependent methyltransferase — translated: MGSSYEEWDQIYRKYPLETLPWELGKPRRILVELVEKNVIKKGKVLDICCGAGTNAVYLAEKGFDVTGIDISQKAIEYAKDKSEKANVKIRFMVQNFLELPFKNEEFDFVFDMGCFHHVEVEDRSVFIKGVYRVLKKGGFYLLVCFSHKNGPAWNHFTKEQIVQLFSSYFKIIKMRHISSVEGDGYRRFFYSVLMTKQ
- a CDS encoding universal stress protein; the protein is MNKILVPIDGSAASVMAEETAATIAKKTGATVTVLHVMQEVRMSYSLPANVQDELLGSIQQHAESIINSARALFAEEKVKVETEVFSGDPANSILEFAKEYYDLLVIGAHGENEKDPYALGSVTKKVIMYTICPTLIVKKLSPLSNLLVCVDGSKNSIKALKYTLGLAEKLRAKVTLLNVQDQKLYKASPKTAREMGDKILSKSLADAGKTKIKIEKKLEFGVPSDKIVEVAEQGNYDLIVLGSRGLGTIRRFLLGSVSDDVSHKAKCSVLIIPAKA
- a CDS encoding NAD(P)H-dependent oxidoreductase — translated: MDKPISILGFAGSLRKDSYNKALLRAALQLLPKDAKLEIYDLEGIPPFNQDLENNMPKKVKEFKAKIKAADALLIATPEHNYSIPGILKNAIDWASRPPGDNSFEDKPVAIMSASTGALGGARAQYHLRQVLVALNMHAINRPEVIVGFVEEKIDEKGNLRDEKTRKKIGQLLKSLVEWVKRLNKE
- a CDS encoding trypsin-like peptidase domain-containing protein, encoding MSSYDEKKVLDILEKVSKSVVNISTIKLVHSIFYQVVPVKGMGSGTIIDPKGYILTNNHVVGGAEKIAVTLWNGEMVEGTLAGTCTVHDIAVVKVNKENLPAAELGDSNTLRVGQRVYAIGNPFGLAGGPSVTSGVISAVNRTIESQNEMLENLVQTDAAINPGNSGGPLVNLEGKVVAINTAIVPFAQGIGFAIPINSAKECTDEIIRGRVYARPWLGIIGLSITDEIARYYDLPIDHGVLVTRVSEGSPADNVGIAVGDIIFRMNNTEISRIEELVREIHKRKVGEKVEILVLRRGREHYFEVALDKMP
- a CDS encoding helix-turn-helix domain-containing protein, with translation MILPCEVAAKSIVPAIKALMAKQLVEKYNLKQDKIAEILGISQSAVSKYTRNVRGYVIKIDKTQEIDSLINRMIDLLLKGTYPRDELLRHFCQTCIIVRKKGLMCQSCKKADPKIKIEECHFCFTSYHEPK
- a CDS encoding winged helix-turn-helix domain-containing protein, which codes for MKTETHPNPHERAETQASLAESVREWEETCKNCHPPTPIVCMTNCRIWNLKNELRRLHKIISTPNFTPTLLNTLKNTRRLHNLKLISKGHYSIDNLQQELRKIGYNHSLQTIQDEYVTPLLNVGLIEERNNRYCITSFGRQLLDAIKNCDFENGLPPHSECHEEKALHLLLNAPKTFDDFKTVIPTKSIARVLSRLHKAGLIEATKEKDYVFYFKTKRDPEKARFSPTERKIYENIAENGVSAQKLAEKAMISLRRTYKYLRKLKGKKMVFSRKKPKTYSLTAKGIQIASALEKIQKLTEETLVAASRFVNDRETSYLPTLDTSYISTAEKQKKHAR
- a CDS encoding F420-nonreducing hydrogenase, which encodes MKVNIVSLTCCAGCVSSFLNAGDALLEILSQDFDIVYSPTFVDLKEVPQVDLAIVEGGVRTEADEKLIREVRAKSRILVALGICATHGGITSLGNIISVKKLLEKEYFVLETSKLPELEDLMYPICNFVDVDYYIPGCPPMPFLIVHSLKSIVSGKTPTRHQSVVCTECNRKIIAAKLDRLYGIYDKEADPNLCLVSQGFVCLGSLTREGCGAPCPRAGFTCFGCRGPTDSLLYRSRDLYSFLVKVISKRTSIPEEEVKKELYRNPFIFHTFIFSKFERFKARERII
- a CDS encoding Ni/Fe hydrogenase subunit alpha, which translates into the protein MTSQREITISPTTRIEGHGKVTIILDEAGNVSDAYFYATEIRGFDYFLRGMEADRLPFIISRICGVCSTAHVLASVKAIENIYGTEITETAKKLRELLLMGQIISNHSLVFFFLILPDFWFSKEEDPSKRNAFQIMRENPEIGRKAIALRSFATKILDTIGKREVHIVSAIPGGLISPLKEKEREELLKAAKEACAITQEAVSLGKELFEKNWEEFRKAGDYKTHYMALTDDDAIEFYEGKIRILNPEGDVFSEFAAQDYMKHVEEKRYEWTYAKFACLKALGCQKGIVQVGPTARVNVNKKTKTEFANRELEEFKRKFGSPTHATLLFDYARLIDLLYACERTRELLEDESITRTDTRVKVKPKGGVGTSVVEAPRGTLAHEYALTRNGRLKSMKLIIPTQVNSAAINLNVKDAATEFIRKGEIKPGLLNRIEMVVRAYDPCIKCATRNATDSLKVEIRNHEGRLLKILS
- a CDS encoding 4Fe-4S binding protein gives rise to the protein MAKIVIDYSKCVGDRDKICVEICPVSVFRNAKSEKPKIVNEENCILCRTCQVNCPGQAIKILT